The proteins below come from a single Myxococcales bacterium genomic window:
- a CDS encoding class I SAM-dependent methyltransferase, translating to MTSTQAQIEVSYDVSNEFFRLWLDEKMHYTCAVYDAEHDTLEKAQENKSRILYELAEMSPEKSILDIGCGWGANLEYVSRRGSRAAHGVTLSPLQTEEIQARDLKNVRVWCKDYKDFTPDEPYDALVSIEMVDHVVSPAQAAKGLAVDLYRDYFEKCWKLAKPGAHFAFQSILRNRVPRTKKDLEDLRFTADVIFPGGLNARIEELVMAISPYWELKELYMRREDYGKTTAEWLRRMKLHEAHIRATWGDAIYDDYDRYLSTCVRAFENHWSGDVQMKLRRIG from the coding sequence GTGACTTCCACCCAAGCGCAGATCGAAGTCTCCTACGACGTCTCGAACGAGTTCTTCCGCCTCTGGCTCGACGAAAAGATGCACTATACATGTGCAGTCTACGACGCCGAGCACGACACCCTCGAGAAGGCGCAGGAGAACAAGAGCCGAATCCTGTACGAGCTCGCCGAGATGTCGCCCGAGAAGAGCATCCTCGACATCGGCTGTGGGTGGGGCGCGAACCTCGAATACGTCTCGCGCCGCGGCTCGCGCGCTGCGCACGGCGTCACGCTCTCACCCCTGCAGACCGAGGAGATCCAGGCGCGGGACCTGAAGAATGTCCGTGTATGGTGCAAGGACTACAAGGACTTCACGCCCGACGAGCCGTACGACGCGCTCGTGTCGATCGAGATGGTGGACCACGTCGTCTCGCCCGCGCAGGCCGCCAAGGGGCTGGCCGTCGACCTCTACCGCGACTACTTCGAGAAGTGCTGGAAGCTCGCGAAGCCTGGGGCGCACTTCGCGTTCCAGTCGATCCTGCGCAACCGCGTCCCCCGCACGAAGAAGGACCTGGAAGACCTGCGGTTCACCGCCGACGTCATCTTCCCCGGCGGCCTGAACGCGCGCATCGAAGAGCTCGTGATGGCCATCAGCCCCTACTGGGAGCTGAAGGAGCTCTACATGCGCCGGGAGGACTACGGCAAGACCACGGCCGAGTGGCTCCGCCGCATGAAGCTGCACGAGGCGCACATCCGCGCGACGTGGGGTGACGCCATCTACGACGACTACGATCGCTACCTGTCCACCTGCGTCCGCGCCTTCGAGAACCACTGGTCGGGCGACGTGCAGATGAAGCTCCGCCGCATCGGCTAG
- a CDS encoding beta-lactamase family protein — protein MHLTPSPAPVLGSYADGFAPLAEAFASHFRDGRELGGGLTVYHHGRCVVDLWGGLADEARRTPWQRDTRAVVFSVTKGLTAMALALLADRGKLEWDAPVATYWPGFARAGKERITCRTLFNHRAGLAGLDTKLTLDDLVLPERAAFVLDVLERQRPLWEPEKDQGYHAITFGMYARELFERIAGERLGAFLERELFGPLEADVSLGTPASADARIAELYPPPAPLRLAKMFASAIVGHNNEERVLRATLARDSMTRRAFFNPTGAAPQEWNKLPVRRAELASGGATASAHGLARAYLPFAMGGVAFGRAYLAPRTLAPVYERQGWSARDRVLQKALGWSQGFLKEETSLFSPTRESFGHAGIGGSLGWCDPVHELTFGYVMNRLDWRVRSPRALGLCHALYDCEPVRDEARGRARPVAADQRRAGVGGEAAE, from the coding sequence ATGCACCTGACCCCGAGCCCAGCTCCTGTGTTGGGCTCGTACGCCGATGGCTTCGCGCCGCTCGCGGAGGCGTTCGCGAGCCACTTCCGCGACGGCCGCGAGCTCGGCGGGGGCCTCACCGTGTACCACCACGGCCGGTGCGTCGTGGACCTGTGGGGCGGCCTCGCCGACGAGGCGCGGCGCACCCCGTGGCAACGCGACACACGAGCGGTCGTCTTCTCGGTCACGAAGGGCCTCACCGCCATGGCGCTGGCGCTCCTCGCTGACCGCGGGAAGCTCGAGTGGGACGCGCCGGTGGCGACCTACTGGCCGGGCTTCGCCCGCGCCGGCAAGGAGCGCATCACGTGCCGCACCCTGTTCAACCACCGGGCGGGGCTCGCGGGTCTCGACACCAAGCTCACCCTCGACGACCTCGTCCTGCCGGAGCGCGCCGCGTTCGTGCTGGACGTCCTCGAGCGGCAGCGCCCACTCTGGGAACCAGAAAAAGACCAGGGATATCATGCCATTACGTTTGGCATGTACGCGCGTGAGCTCTTCGAGCGGATCGCGGGCGAGCGCCTCGGCGCGTTCCTCGAGCGCGAGCTGTTTGGGCCGCTCGAGGCCGACGTCTCGCTCGGCACGCCCGCCTCCGCCGACGCTCGGATCGCGGAGCTCTACCCGCCGCCCGCGCCGCTGCGGCTCGCGAAGATGTTCGCGTCGGCGATCGTCGGCCACAACAACGAGGAGCGCGTCCTCCGCGCCACGCTCGCGCGTGACTCGATGACCCGCCGCGCGTTCTTCAACCCCACCGGCGCGGCCCCTCAAGAGTGGAACAAGCTGCCCGTGCGGCGGGCCGAGCTCGCCTCGGGTGGCGCGACCGCGAGCGCCCACGGGCTCGCGCGCGCGTACCTCCCCTTCGCGATGGGCGGCGTCGCCTTCGGGCGCGCGTACCTCGCCCCGCGCACCCTCGCGCCCGTGTACGAGCGGCAGGGCTGGTCGGCGCGCGACCGGGTCTTGCAGAAGGCGCTCGGCTGGTCGCAGGGCTTCCTGAAAGAGGAGACCTCGCTGTTCTCCCCGACCCGAGAGTCGTTCGGGCACGCGGGCATCGGGGGCTCGCTCGGGTGGTGCGATCCGGTGCACGAGCTCACGTTCGGGTACGTGATGAACCGCCTCGACTGGCGCGTGCGCTCGCCGCGCGCGCTCGGGCTGTGCCACGCGCTCTACGACTGCGAGCCCGTGCGCGACGAGGCGCGCGGCCGGGCCCGGCCCGTCGCGGCGGACCAGCGGCGGGCGGGCGTCGGCGGCGAAGCGGCGGAGTGA
- a CDS encoding Hsp70 family protein has protein sequence MASQGARGARLLARPRRGRGPEDRARFQRLVHLAQDLKESFSTADVLSVSKQDVLVDKAGESVSYTAELARADYDALVSDLVETTLACCRRALDRAMEVAKVGADDIDHVVLVGGSTRVPLVVRRVTEELCKPGGEPLRDDVDTCVALGAAIHAAHLGGHTVGDDAARIRVDGALVAHGKSIRIQVLAERMPEKAKQLAVWCGEELLAEIAAPTSAPARLDLELGEGEETRVTLSLQSAVGAPLAELPLSLHRGDLRPRPSALSRAAVVAKDIALEVVRGGRRDRRVLIPRGAGLPTQATQLFYTQDQSGGVVLRLLQNRVPIKVLMLEVPRGLPVGTPVELVIRCDESMRMEATAQVGSQRIEALIAPEETAHVRVDLDALLDEAERAKRNVWGGLGAIYQREAERLVVAIREAALTDPDKLAALSQRLRHLIDELAGSSAEDLSPPLARYEETLDTLRRIVYRTRDTLVGMTRLEWEERVDDVDRRARRAYEARESTTWRRAFNEVQALLETAWQEEFASMKLDDPAYVRQRVSRAVSWANRVDGELESVTLTSEGELRKLQDAELARVRAWFKDSVRAPLVDLERAGAEGGGEGGGEGDGPQARRRDQRRARAHRGGARAHPSARHGHRSRRERGRHRGRRVSLAGDVAIGAAERVRRSLGPRAGLLSYRALAGNASDSETRGRAVLAGLACAIELDDEAAAEGLVGLYASVTTGLFEADVRRQVLAMLALSARSGASPPGLGAQARAAGAGRLGGWSLSATGLAALEAERFPRARAAYLHARCLEHTGDSGAPEALRRAEERAAREGASEIVQSARALRAALLYERGDAEAASRVAAGLALRGLSAELALRLAPHGLGSASRFSRSAWLGELAERVAAGDPEVAERALALACAHADRLGLALTPMEEDRLLAVFGRLPDLARAARLSARLEHRRALALAARAGDLDAALRALEAARPSDDRALALGRRAADVVRGRFEPRVALPEGDAAALALTACAALRDADLARAEAALSRLPGALEAAPPGERAPAWEATALGLHCDAAPVQRAALAVVAALLQLAVPIPPPPRGGAGLARACLAAASDEGVELSLSLLRAASSAREVGAAEAYLEAARERGWRAAAAGDRDAALRWLREARRASAQR, from the coding sequence GTGGCTTCGCAAGGAGCTCGCGGGGCGCGGCTACTCGCTCGACCTCGACGTGGCAGGGGACCCGAAGACCGCGCCCGCTTTCAGCGGCTCGTCCACCTCGCGCAGGACCTGAAGGAGTCGTTCTCGACGGCCGACGTGCTGAGCGTGTCGAAGCAAGACGTGCTGGTCGACAAGGCCGGCGAGAGCGTCTCGTACACGGCGGAGCTCGCCCGCGCCGACTACGACGCGCTCGTGTCCGACCTCGTCGAGACGACCCTCGCGTGCTGCCGGAGGGCCCTCGATCGCGCGATGGAGGTGGCGAAGGTTGGCGCCGACGACATCGACCACGTGGTGCTCGTGGGCGGCTCCACGCGCGTGCCTCTCGTCGTGCGTCGCGTCACCGAGGAGCTCTGCAAGCCCGGCGGCGAGCCGCTCCGCGACGACGTAGACACCTGCGTCGCGCTCGGCGCAGCCATCCACGCCGCCCACCTCGGGGGTCACACCGTGGGTGACGACGCGGCGCGGATCCGCGTCGACGGCGCCCTCGTAGCCCACGGAAAAAGCATACGAATCCAGGTGTTGGCCGAGAGAATGCCCGAGAAGGCCAAGCAGCTCGCCGTGTGGTGCGGCGAGGAGCTGCTCGCCGAGATTGCCGCGCCCACGAGCGCTCCCGCGCGGCTCGACCTCGAGCTCGGAGAAGGCGAAGAGACCCGCGTCACTCTGAGCCTCCAGTCGGCGGTGGGGGCGCCGCTCGCCGAGCTGCCGCTCTCGCTCCACCGCGGAGATCTCCGGCCGCGGCCTTCGGCGCTGTCGCGCGCCGCGGTGGTGGCGAAGGACATCGCGCTCGAGGTGGTGCGCGGCGGCCGCCGTGATCGACGCGTGCTCATTCCGCGGGGTGCGGGCCTGCCCACGCAAGCGACGCAGCTCTTCTACACCCAAGACCAGTCGGGCGGAGTGGTGCTCCGCCTCCTCCAGAACCGCGTGCCCATCAAGGTGCTCATGCTCGAGGTGCCGCGCGGGCTCCCCGTGGGCACACCCGTCGAGCTCGTGATCCGGTGCGACGAGTCGATGCGCATGGAAGCCACGGCGCAGGTCGGGAGCCAGCGCATCGAGGCGCTGATCGCGCCCGAGGAGACCGCGCACGTGCGGGTCGACCTCGACGCGCTCCTCGACGAGGCCGAGCGCGCGAAGCGCAACGTGTGGGGAGGCCTCGGGGCCATCTACCAGCGTGAGGCCGAGCGCCTCGTCGTCGCGATCCGCGAGGCGGCGCTCACCGATCCCGACAAGCTCGCGGCCCTGAGCCAGCGGCTACGCCACCTCATCGACGAGCTCGCCGGCTCGTCGGCCGAGGACCTCTCGCCGCCTCTCGCGCGCTACGAGGAGACCCTCGACACCCTCAGGCGCATCGTCTATCGAACGCGCGACACCCTCGTGGGCATGACCCGACTCGAGTGGGAGGAGCGGGTGGACGACGTCGACCGCCGCGCCCGGAGGGCTTACGAGGCGCGCGAGAGCACGACGTGGAGGCGCGCGTTCAACGAGGTGCAGGCGCTGCTCGAGACCGCGTGGCAGGAAGAGTTCGCGTCGATGAAGCTCGACGACCCCGCCTACGTGCGGCAGCGCGTCTCGCGCGCGGTCTCTTGGGCGAACCGGGTCGACGGAGAGCTCGAATCAGTGACGCTCACGAGCGAGGGCGAGCTGCGGAAGCTCCAAGACGCGGAGCTTGCGCGAGTGCGTGCGTGGTTCAAGGACTCGGTGCGCGCCCCGCTGGTCGACCTCGAGCGCGCGGGCGCCGAGGGCGGCGGCGAGGGCGGCGGCGAGGGCGACGGCCCGCAAGCGCGCCGACGCGATCAGCGACGAGCTCGAGCGCATCGAGGCGGCGCTCGAGCGCATCCCTCAGCTCGGCATGGTCACCGATCGCGGCGGGAGCGGGGGCGGCACCGGGGGCGGCGGGTGAGCCTCGCGGGCGACGTCGCGATCGGGGCCGCGGAGAGGGTTCGGCGGAGCCTCGGGCCGCGCGCCGGCCTGCTCTCCTACCGCGCGCTCGCGGGCAACGCCTCCGACTCCGAGACGCGCGGGCGCGCCGTGCTCGCCGGCCTCGCGTGCGCGATCGAGCTCGACGACGAGGCGGCGGCGGAGGGCCTCGTGGGCCTCTACGCGAGCGTGACTACGGGCCTCTTCGAGGCCGACGTGCGCCGACAGGTGCTCGCGATGCTCGCGCTCTCCGCGCGATCGGGCGCGAGCCCGCCGGGGCTCGGCGCGCAGGCGAGAGCGGCGGGAGCGGGGCGCCTAGGTGGCTGGTCGCTCTCTGCCACCGGGCTCGCGGCGCTGGAGGCCGAGCGCTTCCCCCGCGCCCGCGCCGCGTACCTGCACGCGCGCTGCCTCGAGCACACGGGAGACTCGGGCGCGCCCGAGGCGCTGCGCCGCGCCGAGGAGCGCGCCGCGCGGGAGGGCGCCTCCGAAATCGTGCAGAGTGCACGCGCCCTCCGCGCCGCGCTCCTCTACGAGCGTGGGGACGCCGAGGCGGCTTCACGGGTCGCGGCGGGGCTCGCGCTCCGCGGCCTGTCGGCCGAGCTCGCCCTCCGCCTCGCCCCGCATGGTCTCGGCTCGGCCAGCCGCTTCTCCCGGTCTGCGTGGCTCGGCGAGCTCGCCGAGCGTGTCGCGGCCGGTGACCCGGAGGTCGCGGAGCGGGCGCTGGCCCTCGCCTGCGCCCACGCCGACAGGCTTGGGCTCGCGCTCACGCCCATGGAGGAGGACCGGCTCCTCGCCGTGTTCGGGCGCCTCCCCGATCTCGCGCGCGCGGCGCGACTCTCCGCGCGGCTCGAGCACCGTCGCGCCCTGGCGCTCGCGGCGCGCGCCGGGGACCTCGACGCGGCGCTCCGGGCCCTCGAGGCCGCGCGCCCGTCGGACGACCGCGCGCTCGCGCTGGGGCGCCGCGCCGCCGACGTGGTGCGCGGGCGCTTCGAGCCTCGCGTGGCGCTGCCCGAGGGAGACGCGGCGGCGCTCGCGCTGACCGCGTGCGCAGCGCTCCGCGACGCCGACCTCGCGCGCGCCGAGGCCGCGCTCTCGCGGCTCCCGGGCGCGCTCGAGGCAGCTCCGCCCGGTGAGCGCGCGCCCGCATGGGAGGCGACGGCGCTGGGGCTCCACTGCGACGCCGCGCCCGTCCAGCGCGCCGCGCTCGCGGTGGTGGCGGCCCTGCTCCAGCTCGCCGTGCCCATCCCCCCGCCGCCGCGCGGGGGCGCGGGGCTGGCGCGGGCGTGCCTCGCCGCCGCGTCCGACGAGGGCGTCGAGCTCTCCCTCTCGCTGCTCCGCGCTGCGTCGAGCGCGCGCGAGGTCGGCGCCGCGGAGGCCTACCTGGAGGCCGCGCGCGAGCGCGGGTGGCGCGCGGCCGCCGCCGGGGATCGCGACGCGGCCCTGCGCTGGCTCCGCGAGGCGCGCCGAGCGAGCGCGCAGCGCTGA
- a CDS encoding NAD(P)/FAD-dependent oxidoreductase, whose amino-acid sequence MSDAPHVVIVGAGFGGLTAAQSLAGERVKVTVIDRQNHHLFQPLLYQVAMAGLSPAEIAAPIRGVLASQKNARVLLGEVNRIDLATRQVFLDGEPLSYDRLILAVGAKTSYFGHDEWATYAPGLKSLEDALEIRHRVLFAFERAEREPDPATRARLLTFVVIGGGPTGVELAGAISELARHVLNDDFRSINPRDAKVVLVEAGARVLSSFSEALSASAAEQLGELGVEVRTLTRVTGIDAHGIGWEGASEDALPGLGRGERGRIEASTVVWGAGVQGTSLAASLGVPLDRQGRVRVDEHGRILGHPSAFAIGDMAHMEQDGAPLPGLSPVAMQQARHVAKLILAERDGVALRPFRYVDKGTMATIGRSRAIARAMGLELSGFLAWLAWLFIHLIYLVGFRSRSVVLFTWTWSYFAYDRGARLMTHPMKAEGSRILLPEVIEHRPVSQRSPSAARELA is encoded by the coding sequence ATGAGCGACGCGCCGCATGTAGTCATCGTAGGGGCCGGGTTCGGTGGGCTCACGGCCGCGCAGAGCCTGGCGGGCGAGCGCGTCAAGGTGACGGTGATCGACCGGCAGAACCACCACCTCTTCCAGCCCCTGCTCTATCAGGTGGCGATGGCGGGGCTCAGCCCCGCAGAGATCGCCGCGCCCATCCGCGGCGTCCTCGCGAGCCAGAAGAACGCGCGCGTGCTGCTCGGCGAGGTGAACCGCATCGACCTCGCGACGAGGCAGGTGTTCCTCGACGGCGAGCCCCTCTCGTACGATCGGCTCATCCTCGCGGTCGGCGCGAAGACGAGCTATTTCGGCCACGACGAGTGGGCGACGTACGCGCCGGGCCTCAAGTCGCTCGAGGACGCCCTGGAGATCCGGCACCGCGTGCTGTTCGCCTTCGAGCGGGCCGAGCGCGAGCCCGATCCGGCGACGCGCGCCAGGCTGCTCACGTTCGTGGTCATCGGCGGCGGCCCCACCGGGGTGGAGCTCGCCGGCGCGATCTCGGAGCTCGCGCGGCACGTGCTGAACGACGACTTCCGCTCCATCAACCCGCGGGACGCGAAGGTCGTCCTCGTCGAGGCGGGCGCGCGTGTCCTCTCCAGCTTCTCGGAGGCGCTCTCCGCGAGCGCGGCCGAGCAGCTCGGGGAGCTCGGCGTGGAGGTGCGCACGCTCACACGAGTGACCGGCATCGACGCCCACGGCATCGGGTGGGAGGGCGCGTCGGAGGACGCGCTTCCCGGGCTGGGCCGGGGCGAGCGCGGCCGCATCGAGGCGAGCACGGTCGTATGGGGCGCGGGCGTGCAGGGCACGTCGCTCGCCGCCTCGCTCGGCGTCCCGCTCGACCGCCAGGGCCGCGTGAGGGTCGACGAGCACGGGCGCATCCTGGGCCACCCGAGCGCGTTCGCCATCGGCGACATGGCGCACATGGAGCAAGACGGCGCGCCGCTCCCTGGGCTGTCGCCGGTCGCGATGCAGCAGGCTCGGCACGTCGCCAAGCTCATCCTCGCCGAGCGCGACGGCGTCGCGCTGCGACCCTTCCGGTACGTCGACAAGGGCACGATGGCGACGATCGGACGCTCGCGCGCGATCGCGCGGGCCATGGGACTCGAGCTCTCCGGCTTCCTCGCCTGGCTCGCCTGGCTCTTCATTCATCTCATCTATCTGGTCGGCTTCCGCAGCCGCAGCGTGGTGCTCTTCACCTGGACCTGGTCGTACTTCGCCTACGATCGGGGCGCGCGCCTCATGACCCACCCGATGAAGGCGGAGGGCTCGCGCATCCTGTTGCCCGAGGTGATCGAGCATCGACCGGTCTCCCAGCGCAGCCCGAGCGCCGCGCGCGAGCTCGCGTAG
- a CDS encoding Hsp70 family protein encodes MYIDRPVGIDLGTTNSEIAQLAASEREVVLYADKFGRRTVPSAVAWDEKAKAFVVGHAARQRRASAEPPVESVKRKMGQRARVSVGPHDLLPEEVSSKILADLAARMREHLAARADREAPKGEARPEVRVTRAVITVPAYFDAPQVEATRKAGELAGLEVIGVLQEPTAAAIYHTWKRKLGDGHFLVYDLGGGTFDVSVLRCVGGEYQVLAIDGDNFLGGDDFDRRFAEWLRKELAGRGYSLDLDVAGDPKTAPAFSGSSTSRRT; translated from the coding sequence ATGTACATCGACCGCCCCGTAGGCATCGACCTCGGCACCACGAACTCGGAGATCGCGCAGCTCGCCGCGTCGGAGCGCGAGGTCGTGCTCTACGCCGACAAGTTCGGCCGGCGCACCGTGCCGAGCGCGGTCGCGTGGGACGAGAAGGCGAAGGCGTTCGTCGTGGGGCACGCCGCCAGGCAGCGGCGCGCGTCGGCCGAGCCGCCCGTCGAGTCCGTGAAGCGCAAGATGGGCCAGCGCGCGCGTGTCAGCGTCGGTCCCCATGACCTGCTGCCTGAGGAGGTGTCGAGCAAGATCTTGGCCGACCTCGCCGCCCGCATGCGCGAGCACCTCGCGGCGCGGGCCGATCGCGAGGCCCCGAAGGGCGAGGCCCGCCCCGAGGTGCGCGTCACGCGGGCCGTGATCACCGTGCCGGCTTACTTCGACGCCCCGCAGGTCGAGGCGACGCGAAAGGCGGGCGAGCTCGCGGGCCTCGAGGTGATAGGCGTGCTGCAAGAGCCCACGGCGGCGGCGATCTACCACACGTGGAAGCGCAAGCTCGGCGACGGGCATTTCCTCGTTTACGACCTCGGCGGCGGCACGTTCGACGTCTCCGTGCTCCGCTGCGTGGGCGGCGAGTACCAGGTGCTGGCCATCGACGGCGACAACTTCCTCGGCGGCGACGACTTCGACCGGCGCTTCGCGGAGTGGCTTCGCAAGGAGCTCGCGGGGCGCGGCTACTCGCTCGACCTCGACGTGGCAGGGGACCCGAAGACCGCGCCCGCTTTCAGCGGCTCGTCCACCTCGCGCAGGACCTGA
- a CDS encoding PQQ-binding-like beta-propeller repeat protein: MVRRLVSSLALASGSAALLLVESLGGCGEVARPTVDASSLDAGPKDGGPPLTDADADAAPTSVDPCGLPSGASATAPWPMLGGCAARPGSRKDTRAPSGPALGFSSDASSLGATAPVVAEGGVVVVGTSDGRLLAFSASGSLLWSAPTGGPVAASPVVLAGGDVAYATTAGKLGRVRVADGVAGPSAAGAPGPTALLPLADGTLAYTALDGKMHVAASADLAELEAVDVDSTVPLTLGVGGAILAAGRDGALRKVVRGRAPEVWFRASSALTSSAALSPFGVVLVASAAGRLHAVSADGAERWSAALEGTAVGAPAVAPDGSVYVATSEGKVRGFDRDGKEGFAFEPLGVAQPPIVAGGGTVLFGAEDTKLYAVQPSGRILFAASLRSRATSPAALGANGAVYLATESGVVSVGP, translated from the coding sequence ATGGTCCGCCGACTCGTCTCGAGCCTCGCCCTCGCGTCCGGATCCGCTGCGCTCTTGCTCGTCGAGTCGCTCGGCGGGTGTGGCGAGGTGGCGCGCCCCACGGTCGACGCGAGCTCCCTCGACGCGGGCCCGAAGGACGGCGGGCCCCCACTGACCGACGCCGACGCTGACGCGGCGCCGACGAGCGTCGACCCGTGCGGGCTCCCTTCCGGAGCCTCCGCGACCGCGCCGTGGCCGATGCTCGGCGGCTGCGCGGCGCGCCCCGGCTCGCGCAAGGACACACGCGCCCCCTCGGGGCCCGCCCTGGGCTTCTCGTCGGACGCGTCGTCCTTGGGCGCCACCGCGCCCGTCGTGGCCGAGGGCGGCGTCGTCGTGGTCGGGACCTCCGACGGACGCCTGCTCGCCTTCTCCGCGTCGGGCTCGCTGCTGTGGTCGGCGCCGACCGGCGGCCCCGTGGCGGCGTCTCCCGTCGTCCTCGCCGGGGGTGACGTCGCGTACGCGACCACGGCCGGCAAGCTCGGGCGCGTCCGCGTGGCCGACGGCGTCGCGGGACCTTCGGCGGCAGGGGCGCCCGGGCCCACGGCGCTCCTCCCGCTGGCCGACGGGACGCTCGCCTACACCGCCCTCGACGGGAAGATGCATGTCGCAGCGAGCGCCGACCTCGCCGAGCTCGAGGCCGTCGACGTCGACAGCACCGTGCCGCTCACGCTCGGCGTGGGCGGCGCGATCCTCGCCGCCGGTCGGGACGGAGCGCTCCGTAAGGTCGTGCGTGGGCGGGCCCCCGAGGTCTGGTTTCGCGCGTCGTCGGCGCTCACCTCCTCGGCCGCGCTGTCTCCGTTCGGCGTGGTGCTGGTCGCGTCGGCGGCGGGTCGACTCCACGCCGTGAGCGCGGATGGCGCGGAGCGGTGGTCCGCCGCGCTGGAAGGCACCGCGGTAGGGGCGCCGGCCGTCGCCCCCGACGGATCCGTGTATGTTGCAACCTCCGAGGGGAAGGTGCGCGGGTTCGACCGTGACGGCAAGGAGGGGTTCGCGTTCGAGCCGCTCGGCGTCGCTCAGCCGCCCATCGTCGCCGGGGGCGGCACAGTGCTCTTCGGCGCTGAAGATACGAAGCTCTACGCGGTGCAGCCCTCCGGGCGCATCTTGTTCGCCGCGTCGCTGCGGTCACGCGCGACCTCGCCGGCCGCCCTCGGGGCCAACGGCGCCGTGTACCTCGCCACGGAGAGCGGCGTGGTGAGCGTCGGGCCGTGA